A part of Synechococcus sp. KORDI-49 genomic DNA contains:
- a CDS encoding primase-helicase family protein produces MSVIEPKGVLRQAFFWKQSKDDKKQIEKLEGWNVYDYVDKFLPAFGFYSYRDPSCEESAEFQVIQKNGRFVQIIGGLNDPKTTEKIFRWTLDSLKYLCGVGCDLPDYKNIKKALMFKKNLFEKWTMQFLPELPEVESEDGMGKTEVVPQRSLRDNPEQAHVCFKNAVVVIRKGKEPVAVPYSRLPKEIFIWQDQVRNYDINSDLLDLGPHGVWWDFMQNTSREFVEGTWVVNHGMLTTLMTSYGYLLHDYTPPDLRKAIVLYDRTNAIREGGAGKSILCDGINQLRPYHWIDGKRLKGEQRFVMEGYTEDKRVVLISDLRKDWELEDYYNMISDGFTVEGKGKPVFTIPKKLAPKLLLNTNYTIPAVSRSDRRRVHFVPISQFYGVLNDSQGKTPADVHGGYLLEEGNWTSEDWTSFYVTCIHCIQEYVDKGLVVFNDHVLHDRQLLAAAAHDETLLQIMQGFIEEVVRSGGVCERDQVMNLYQTNPDLERYSDWSASWKTRRFKDIAAGMGYQVNPGRTGNRWQQKVNGEMKDFYELVRPLQPDAPQTQKGSGGIKTNAEKAAAEEPPVVKGGRFAGFLFGEED; encoded by the coding sequence ATGTCGGTGATCGAACCGAAGGGCGTACTACGCCAAGCATTTTTTTGGAAGCAATCCAAAGACGACAAGAAACAGATTGAGAAACTGGAGGGTTGGAACGTCTATGACTATGTCGATAAGTTCCTGCCTGCCTTTGGTTTCTACTCTTACAGAGACCCCAGTTGTGAGGAGTCTGCTGAATTTCAGGTTATTCAGAAGAACGGTCGCTTCGTCCAAATCATCGGTGGTCTTAATGACCCCAAGACGACTGAAAAGATATTTCGCTGGACACTGGATTCACTTAAGTACCTCTGTGGGGTTGGTTGCGACCTCCCCGACTACAAGAACATCAAAAAGGCATTGATGTTCAAGAAAAACCTCTTCGAAAAATGGACGATGCAGTTCTTGCCTGAACTGCCCGAGGTCGAAAGCGAAGACGGTATGGGCAAGACAGAGGTTGTGCCCCAACGATCACTACGGGACAACCCTGAGCAAGCACATGTCTGCTTTAAGAACGCTGTGGTGGTCATCCGCAAGGGCAAAGAACCTGTTGCGGTTCCCTATTCCCGCCTGCCCAAGGAGATTTTTATCTGGCAGGACCAGGTTCGGAACTACGACATCAACAGCGACCTCTTGGACTTAGGTCCTCATGGGGTCTGGTGGGACTTCATGCAGAACACCTCCCGCGAATTCGTAGAGGGGACTTGGGTTGTTAACCACGGGATGCTCACCACCTTGATGACCTCCTACGGATATCTGCTGCACGACTACACCCCACCCGACCTCCGCAAGGCAATCGTTCTTTATGACCGCACCAATGCCATCCGTGAAGGCGGTGCTGGTAAGTCGATCCTGTGCGACGGCATCAACCAACTCCGTCCCTACCACTGGATTGACGGCAAACGCCTGAAGGGTGAGCAGCGGTTCGTGATGGAGGGATACACCGAGGACAAGCGTGTGGTCCTCATCTCAGACCTCCGCAAGGACTGGGAATTGGAGGACTACTACAACATGATTTCCGACGGTTTCACGGTGGAAGGCAAGGGCAAACCCGTCTTCACCATCCCCAAGAAACTGGCACCGAAACTGCTCCTCAACACCAACTACACCATCCCTGCGGTCAGTCGCTCAGACCGTCGCCGCGTTCACTTCGTTCCCATCAGTCAGTTCTATGGGGTCCTCAACGACTCCCAGGGCAAGACGCCTGCTGACGTGCATGGCGGATACCTGCTGGAAGAGGGGAACTGGACGAGTGAGGACTGGACCTCCTTCTACGTGACCTGTATCCACTGCATTCAGGAATACGTCGATAAGGGACTTGTTGTCTTCAACGACCATGTCCTCCATGACCGCCAACTGCTTGCTGCTGCCGCGCACGACGAGACCTTGCTTCAGATCATGCAGGGGTTCATCGAAGAGGTTGTCCGCAGTGGTGGCGTCTGCGAACGCGATCAGGTGATGAATCTGTACCAGACCAACCCAGACCTGGAGCGTTACTCCGATTGGAGTGCCTCCTGGAAAACCCGTCGCTTCAAGGACATTGCTGCGGGGATGGGATATCAGGTCAATCCAGGACGCACTGGAAACCGCTGGCAGCAGAAGGTGAATGGAGAGATGAAGGACTTCTACGAACTGGTCCGTCCTCTTCAACCTGATGCCCCTCAAACCCAAAAGGGTTCTGGTGGCATCAAGACCAATGCCGAGAAGGCAGCAGCAGAGGAACCACCTGTGGTTAAGGGCGGTCGATTTGCTGGTTTCCTGTTCGGTGAGGAGGACTGA
- a CDS encoding AlpA family transcriptional regulator — protein sequence MARLTTAPRFLRVREVLEMTGMSRSFIYAQMAEGTFPKQIHLGPRTIVWNEREVVQWMEDRMASR from the coding sequence ATGGCACGACTGACCACAGCACCCCGCTTCCTGCGTGTCAGGGAGGTCCTGGAGATGACGGGTATGTCCCGCTCATTCATCTATGCCCAGATGGCAGAGGGCACCTTTCCCAAGCAGATCCACCTGGGTCCTCGCACCATCGTCTGGAACGAGCGTGAGGTGGTCCAGTGGATGGAAGACCGCATGGCATCCAGATGA